The Pseudomonadota bacterium genome segment GTGTCATAGTCCATTTTATTGAAATGTACCCTGACCGTGTAGCCATCGACCTCTGTTAAAATAGTTTTAAATAAACCAATATAATCCTCAAGTGCAGGGTCATTCTTTGGATAATTATATGGGATCAAATGATCTCCCATCATTCTCAGCGTATCTATGGCGTCATCTAGCTTCTTCATACACTATATATCCAGCCGTAATTCTGAAATAATATCCTGCACCTGTTTTGCAGCAAATCCCCTGCTTTCCATATTCCAAAATCCTGTACCTTTGCCGATTCGAAGCTTTAGATTCTTTAAAAACCACCTTCGTACACTGATTAAATCTTCTGACAATTCGTAGTCGCCCATGAACCCCAAAAGCTCCATTACTTGCCGAGGATCATCCCACAATAAACCAGACCACAAATTAGCATAGTTATTGAATAATTGCTTCTTCTTGGCCATCTCCACAAAATGCATTACTAAAATAATCCAATTTCTACCTATCTCTGTGCATCGGCAGCCCTCATTGCCCATAATTCTAAATTCAATTGTTGGCCTATTATTCTTCATCTTGTGATAAGTATTGATGGTCATATACTTGTGCGTGCCTAACAACCGTTCTAAAACATCGCCAGATTCCAGCATCGGCCCAATCAAATTGCTGGCACCAATGCATTGAAAATAACGACTCTTTTTACGATAAGCAGGAAGAGCATCAATGAAAACAGGCTCGGCTTTAATCCAACATCCTAAAATAGAGGCTATCTCTCGACGGCTGCAATCGGAGACATTTACATGAACATGTAACGAACAACGATGATCTATGGGAATTCTATCATCGTGATTTAACACATCTAATACATCACAAATTTTATTGAGTCCATATCTGCCATTGCTTACAGGCGAACAAATCTCAATGCCACAACTTCTATCTGACTTTAAAACCCATTGATTGTTATTGTGAGTATAATGCCATGTCTTAATGGCAACCGGCTCTTTTAACAATCTTGACATACTTTCGCCTATATAATCGATACCCTCAGGGATTTCTCCGTCAGATAATGGATAATTGATAAAATCTCTGCTGTCTAAAGCATTGACCTCAATTTCCACACCGAATCTTCGATGGCAATTTTCGAATGACAAATGTGTAGTATCCATATCTTTACTTTACCATTATTTTCTAAAAAAATCAATCTAAATAATGTATGAATATAGTCACCATTATTAACGTACATACAGACCCAGAATTAGTACAACACACAATTGGATCAGTAAAAAAATGGGTTACAGATAAAATTGTAGTAGTAGTAGACCAAAGAAACTGGGATGCGTTTAAAAATTTTCCATTTCAAAACATTGATCTTATCAAAGGGGCTTTCAATGCACCCCCTTATAAAAACATTGCCATTGGCATGAACTATGCTTATGCTAAATACCCAAATGCAGATTGGTACAATTATATTGAATATGATGTTTTGTATTTAAATGATTTTTTTAAAGAAGATTTGATAAAAAGGTCCAATTGTGCCAATTTAGGATTTTGTCATTGTATTGCTGGTTGTCAAACTGATGGCGATCTTCCGAGAAAAATTCTCAACAAACCAGAATTACAAGCTGAATATATGCTGGGTGCGGTTAATTTTTATTCTAATAATTGTGTTCAACAATTGATGAGTTTTGATTTTTTTAACGAAGTATTAAATCAAACAAACAATGGTTATAACTTTCCAAATTTTGGACATGTTACAGTAGAAGAAATCATTTACCCAACAGCGGCTGGTGCTTTTGGTCCGGTAGACAACCTCACTGATTATGCAAATCCATTAAAAATATCAGGTTATGGAAGCACCTGTGAACGGTACGCAGTTCGTTATATACCGAATATAGAATTAGATGATGTTACCCCCTTGACTAGTATTATACACCCTTCCAAAAATCTAAATTGCCCAATAAGACAGCAGCATATTGATTTCTTGTGTTAATTTGATATAATTAAATAAACAGGAGACATACTATGTTTAAAGATTGTTTATTAATTACCACCAGTGATAATCGTAACCTATTTACACAAAAGCGTTATTTAAATCAATTGGTAGAATTTTCCAAAGTATTCGGAGCAGAAATAGCCATAGCAAAGGCAGATAACCCAGAAATTCTATCATTAGAAGCCTTGGCACCTGCCCTTTGCGATTCTGGTTATAATTCAACCGCACCATTTGAAATACTTGAATACAAACTGCCAAAAATTGCAATCAAACAACGGTTTATTAAAATAGCCTCTCAAATTAAACAACATATACGAGAAGCTCTGCTAAGAGGCGAAACAGTAGAATTACAAAACATTATGCAACAGTTTCATAAATTCAAATTAACTACCGCATGTTTCTGTAACCATTTTTCTAAAGTACGCCAAGAACTTGTGGCCGAAGGACATGTTATAGAAAAAATTGGTGGCGGCAAGTATAAAATAAAAAATGAACACGAATAAAAATACTCGTGTTCATTTTTTAATACATTCCTTCTATTCGTCGTCTTCGTCTTTATGACCAATCACTGCATTCAAGATATCCTCTTGATCGGTTGGCTCTTCTTCAATTGAATCTCCATTGCTGATTTGCAAAGCGGATTCAAAATGGCTCAAATATTCCTTTACTTCTTCGGTGCTTGTCGCATCCACTAAAGCTGGACAATCCATCAGCAAGCTAATAGGAACATCGTTTCTTACCTTACTGGCCTTGAAGGTGACTGTGTTGCCACCAGCCCAAGGCTCACATACTTTGTAAGTGCCTTTGCCAGACATTTCAACACGACCCGCACCTATCAAAATTGTCAGTAAACCGCCAACAGGGTTAATGCCACCATCAAAGTAAATTTGAATACCTTCGGTCGATAGGAACGGTCTATGAGTTCGGTTCTTCTCATTCCTAACCGTTAAATTAACTCCTATCACCACCTTGGTTTTCTTTTGCACAATCTTCTTTCTGGCGGCTAAGGCCAATCGGCAACTAGCATAATATTTCAATGCTTCGCCACCACCAGCCTGAGTTTTGGAAGGACCGTACATCACACCAATCTTTGACCGCTCTTGATTGACAACATACATAGTTGCATTGTTGTCATCAATAAATGGGCAAAGTTGTCGCAACACTTTTCCTGATGCTTTGGCTCTTTCACCAGGACGCTCATTACCGCCCGCTTCCTTGACCTGTTCTTTAGTGGGTTTATCGGGCAAATTAATTTCATTCCATTCTCGATCCGTCATGGCCACACCGATTGAGTCCCACACATAAAGAATTGGTTCATCGGGGCGTGCTTTACGAATCACTCTGGTAGTCTTTAATACATTTCTGCCGAATTCTTCAATCGTTGGCGGATAATGTGTAACCATTTGACTGGAGTCTAAATGTCCGCATGATTCAGCGAATTCAGCATTTCCTGCACGCTCTGCATCTTCGTAAATGCCAATTCCGCCTAAGCGTTGAACACCACCTAAGCAACA includes the following:
- a CDS encoding amidoligase family protein, with translation MEIEVNALDSRDFINYPLSDGEIPEGIDYIGESMSRLLKEPVAIKTWHYTHNNNQWVLKSDRSCGIEICSPVSNGRYGLNKICDVLDVLNHDDRIPIDHRCSLHVHVNVSDCSRREIASILGCWIKAEPVFIDALPAYRKKSRYFQCIGASNLIGPMLESGDVLERLLGTHKYMTINTYHKMKNNRPTIEFRIMGNEGCRCTEIGRNWIILVMHFVEMAKKKQLFNNYANLWSGLLWDDPRQVMELLGFMGDYELSEDLISVRRWFLKNLKLRIGKGTGFWNMESRGFAAKQVQDIISELRLDI
- a CDS encoding DNA recombination/repair protein RecA, which encodes MAKKKAEDFFSMLATATGGEVFKDSGKVNYYIDTGNFALNYICSGKFITGGIPGGKIIEVYGPEAAAKSLVGFCCLGGVQRLGGIGIYEDAERAGNAEFAESCGHLDSSQMVTHYPPTIEEFGRNVLKTTRVIRKARPDEPILYVWDSIGVAMTDREWNEINLPDKPTKEQVKEAGGNERPGERAKASGKVLRQLCPFIDDNNATMYVVNQERSKIGVMYGPSKTQAGGGEALKYYASCRLALAARKKIVQKKTKVVIGVNLTVRNEKNRTHRPFLSTEGIQIYFDGGINPVGGLLTILIGAGRVEMSGKGTYKVCEPWAGGNTVTFKASKVRNDVPISLLMDCPALVDATSTEEVKEYLSHFESALQISNGDSIEEEPTDQEDILNAVIGHKDEDDE